TCCAGGGCGGCCGTGGGTTATGTGCACGGTTCAACGCGATGGGTATCCGTCCCGGCGTTAAAATCACCAAGATAAGCGGACAGATCATGCGCGGGCCAGTAATTATAACCGTCGGCGCTACTCAGGTCGCCATCGGTTTTGGCATGGCAAGTCGGATCTTCGTTGAGGTTTAGATGATAAAGAGAGTTCTGCTAATGGGTAATCCAAATGTCGGCAAGAGCGTGATATTCTCGAGGCTGACCGGTGTCAGAGTCATCGCTTCAAATTATCCCGGAACCACCGTGGAATTCTGCCAGGGCTGCATCGGTTCGGGCGTGAATAAGATCGAAGTTGTCGATGCACCAGGCACATACAGTCTTGAACCGAATTCTCCGGCCGAAAAAGTGGCCGTCGCCATTCTTGATAGAGCGATCGCTGCCAAGGACAGCATCGTGATCAATGTTGTGGACGCAACCAACCTTGAGAGAAACCTTAACCTCACCCTCCAACTCATGAAAAAAGAGATCCCGGTTTTGATCGCCTTAAACCTCTGGGATGAAGCAAAGCATATCGGTATCTCCATAGACGCCGAAAATCTGGAGAAGGTGCTCGGTATCCCGGTTATTCCGACCGTAGCCGTCACCGGCGAGGGCATCAAAGAACTCGTCTCCCGTCTCGGCCAGGCAAAACGCGGAGAATACAACTACGTGGACGATGAAAGATGGCATGAAGTCGGCAGAATAGTCGACAAGGTCCAAACCATAAAGCACAAACACCATACCATAGGTGAACGCCTCGGCGACCTTACAATCCACCCCTGGACCGGTATTCCTATCGCCATTCTCGTCATCGCAGCATTGTTCTTCATCATCCGGTTGATCGGCGAGGGACTGATATCACTGCTCACAGATCCTATTTTCAACAATATATGGCGACCGCTCATGATGCGACTCTCAGATATGCTCGTATCAGGGAGTCTCATCCATAAGATCATCATCGGCCAGCTCATCGATGGCAGCATTGACTTCGGCCAGTCTTTCGGGATCCTGACGACAGGTCTCTACGTCCCCTTTGGCGCAGTCCTCCCTTATATCTTCGCCTTCTATCTCGTACTCAGTGTACTCGAGGATTCAGGTTATTTGCCGAGGCTGGCGGTCCTTCTAGACAATGTCTTGCACGTGATCGGCTTGCACGGCATGGCAATCGTACCGATGCTCCTGGCATGCGGCTGCAACGTACCTGGTGTCATGGCTACTCGCATTCTGGAAACAAAGCGCGAGAGGTTCATCGCCGCCACCCTGATGTCTATTTCAATACCCTGCATGGCGCAGACCGCAATGGTTTTTGGACTACTCGGCAAGCACGGTTTACGAGGCCTGCTGCCCGTTCTCGTGACACTTTTTGCGGTTTGGCTTATCACAGGCAATCTCTTCAAGCTGCTGGTCAAGGGAGAAAGTCCGGAGATATTCACAGAAATTCCTGCATATCGTCTCCCCCATCTTCCAACTCTTATGAAGAAAGTATGGATGAGGATATACTGGTTCTTGCATGAAGCAGTTCCTTTTGTTCTGGTGGGTGTTTTCTTCGTGAACTTACTCTACGCCTTCGGGATCATTTCATTCCTTGGCAATATCATAGGGCCATTCACCGCACGCGCGTTCGGCCTGCCCTTCGAAGCCGTCGGTGCTCTACTGATCGGCTTCTTCAGGAAGGATCTGGCAGTTGGCATGCTGGCCCCGCTCGGACTCAACGTGAAGCAGCTTATTGTCGCCTGTGTGGTCCTCACCATGAGTTTTCCATGCATCGCCACGTTTGCCGTGTTTGTCAGGGAACTCGGTGTCATCGACATGATCAAAGCAGCATCAATAATGATAACATCGGCCTTCCTGGTAGGCAGCCTGCTCAATCTGATCCTGTAACTGCCGAACCAGCATAAACTCAGGCTTGACAAGGCGCATTTTCTGATTATAACTATTACATGATTGGAATTATTCCAAACAGCAAAGAAATGAGAAAACTCCTGACGGACAGAGGATTAAAACCAACATACCAGCGACTGATGATAATAGACCATCTCAACAAAAGCAAAAAAAGTCACCTGACCGCCGAAAAGATCTATACCGCCCTTACGGACAAGATGCCGATGCTCTCTATGACGACTGTATACAATACACTCAATTCTTTTCTTAAGGCGGGTATCGTCTCTGCCATAACAATAACCGGCACCGAGATCCGGTACGGTTTCATTACCACGCCGCATCACCATTTTCTCTGCAGAAATTGCGGTTCCATCACCGATATTGATATCGCTTGCCCAATAGCCGAACGAAAGGTTGTTGACGGGCACAAAATTGAAGAGATACACGGTTATTTCAAAGGTTTGTGCAAGAAGTGTTTGAGAAAGGGACGTAAACAAAAGATTTAACAACATGTCTAAATTGAGTAAGGAGGAAAAAACATGAAAGAGAAAGTCGAGAAAGTGCTGGGTGAGATTCGACCCAGCTTAGAGGCCGACGGCGGCAACGTTGAGTTGGTCGATGTTACTGAACAAGGTGTTGTCAAGGTAAGGCTAACTGGTGCTTGTGGTACCTGCCCGATGAGTACCCTAACACTTAAAATGGCAATTGAAAAAACCCTGAAAGACAGGATACCGGAAGTCAAATCAGTCGAACAGGTATTTTAGCTGTTCACTCATTTGCCGATTAACGTGAACAGGAATTATCGAAGAAGGTGCATAGAATTTCAATGAACCTTGATACACTACATAGGTTGGGGTACGGGCTGTATGTGGTCAGCTCAGGTGTCGGTAACAAATTCAACGGGCAGATAGCAAATGCGGTATTCCAAACAACATCCGATCCCCCTACGATAGCTGTATGCATAAACAAAAAGAACCTCACTCACGAGTATATCGAGACCAGCAGACACTTTAGCGTGTCGATTCTTGAAAAAGATACACCCATGCAGTTCATCGGTCGGTTTGGATTCCGTTGCGGACGTGATTTCGATAAGTTCAAAGAGACCGCCCACATCACGAGCGAACGCGGAAATCCTATCGTTACTGAACACGCGACAGGCTATCTTGAATGTGAAGTGATCGATAACATGGATCTGGGAACCCATGTCCTTTTTGTTGGTAAGTTGATCGACGCGGAGAACCTGACCGACGGCGAAGGCCTGACCTATGATTACTATCACAATGTAAAAGGTGGCAAATCGCCGAAAACAGCACCGACCTATGTCGGCAGCAAGAGTGAAACTCACAAAGCGGAGGTAACAAGGATGGACAAATACAAATGCACGGTTTGCGGTTATATCTACGATCCGGAGAAAGGCGATCCCGATTCCGGAATAAAGCCAGGAACTAGATTTGAAGAGATCCCCGAGGACTGGGTATGTCCTGTCTGCGGGGTAGGAAAGGATCAGTTCGAAAGGATGAATTGATGGCGGCACGTGAGATTAAAAGTGGCATATTCTATGTCGGCTCGAATCATTGGGACCGCAGGCTATTCGACGAACTGATCCCTCTCCCCGATGGCACGACCTACAATTCATACGTGATCAAAGGCAGTGAAAAGAACGCGCTCATCGATTCTGTTGATCCTGAAAAACAAAACGAGCTCATCGCGAATTTGAAGGACCTCGGCGTCGGAAAACTCCACTACATAATAGCGAATCATGCCGAGCAGGACCACTCAGGCGGCATACCAGAAGTCATGGAAACATTTCCAGAAGCAAAGGTCATCACTAATCAGAAATGTAAAACAATGCTCATGGAGCTCCTCCTCCTCCCCGAAGAGAAATTCATCACGGTCAACGACAAAGACAAAATTTCACTCGGTGACAGAACCCTGGAATTCATCATCGCACCATGGGTGCACTGGCCCGAAACGATGCTGACTTACCTGCAAGAAGAGAAAATTCTGTTTCCGTGCGATCTCTTCGGAGCCCATCTTGCTTCCAGCGAACTCTATCCAACCGACCTTCCACGGGTATATGAATCCGCAAAGCGCTACTATGCCGAGATCATGATGCCGTTCAGAAATGTAATCCAGAAACACCTCAAGAAACTCGAAGAGTACTCAATAGAAATCATCGCTCCGAGCCACGGGCCAGTACATAAGGATACCGATTTAATAATCGACGCATACCGGGACTGGACATCGGATAAAGTAAAGAACGAAGTGATACTACCATACGTGTCAATGCACGGAAGTACGAAAAAAATGGTCGAGCATCTCATCGATGCTCTGATAAAGAAACGGATAACGGTTAAACCTTTCAATCTAACGAAGACTGACATCGGTGAACTGGCGGTCGCTCTCGTTGACGCAGCCACGATCGTCATTGCGACCCCAACCGTGCTGGCCGGTCCGCATCCTGCAGCCGCGTACGCAGCGTATCTGACAAATGCTCTGCGACCCAAGGCCAGATATGCATCGGTTATTGGATCATTTGGCTGGGGTGGTAAGATGCTGGAGCAGATAACCGGTATGCTCGGTAATCTCAAAGTGGAGTTGCTCGAACCTGTAATCGTCAAGGGCTACCCGACAACCAGTGATTTCGGCTCGTTAGACAAATTAGCAAGCGCAATCTTTGAGCGACACAAGAGTATTGGAATTACCTGATGCCAGTGCAGCCGAAGATCGATGAGAAATATTGCAAAGGATGCAATATCTGTATCGCAATATGCCCGGTGCGAGTCTATTCAGAAGGCGAAACGGCATCCTCACGCGGCTACATCGTTCCGCGTTTAGAGGATCCTGAAAAATGCGTAGATAGTGACCGTGGCCCGGCCGAGAAGAAGAAATGCGAGTTGTGTATCTATGTCTGTCCGGACCAAGCCATAACGTGGGGATATGATTAAATTAGAGCCCGGCACACACTTCATGCAAGGCGACGAAGCGAGCGTCGAGGGAGCGATCCACGCCGGATGTAAGTTCTTCGCCGGTTACCCCATTACGCCGGCAACGGAGATTGCCGAGCGCATGTCCAAACGCCTCAGGGAAGCAGGTGGCGTATTCCTGCAGTTGGAGGACGAAATTGCCGCCATCGCGGCGATAATCGGTGCTTCGTGGACTGGAACAAAAGTAATGACGGCAACAAGCGGCCCTGGGTTCTCCCTGATGCAAGAGAACCTGGGTTATGCCTGCATGACCGAGACACCGATCGTCATCATCGACGTCCAGAGGGGCGGGCCGAGCACAGGACAACCCACTCGCGCAGCGCAGGGTGATATCATGCAGGCGAGATGGGGTTCACACGGCGATTATGAAATAATCGCCCTTGCACCCAACTCTGTGCAGGAGATGTTCGACTTGACCATCGAGGCGTTCAACCTTTCAGAAAAGTACCGGGTGCCGGCGATCGTGCTATCGGACGCCGACATCGGTCACATGCGCGGTACCTTCGTCGTCCCAAAAAGTGTAAAGATAATCGAACGCAAATATCATACAAAACCGGTGAGCTACAACGCATTTGCGTATGACGAAAGCCTTGTCCCGAATTTCCCGAAATTCGGCCAGGGGCATAGAGTCCACATTACCGGCTTGACCCACGATATATCTGGCTATCCAAAGACAACTGACCCAAGAGTGCATGAAGCACTGGTAAAGCGGCTCGTGAACAAGATTAGATTGCATCGGGCTGATATCTGCAGGGCAGAGATCATCAATCCCCGGGCTGAAAAACTGGTCGTTGCATACGGTTCGCCCAGCAATTCAGTGTATGAGGTCATCGGTGAAAGACCGGACGTCGGCCTTTTCCGCCCGATAACGATCTGGCCATTTCCCGAGGAGAAACTGAAGGAAAGTGCCCGTTACGCGAAGCAGATATTGGTCTTGGAAATGAATATGGGACAACTGTATTGGGAGGTAGATAGGATTGCCCGGCAATCGGCGTGCGAAAGAGTGGATCTGTCCACCAAATTGGGCGGTGACGTTCATACACCTGAGGAAATACTGGAGCAGCTGGCATGAATTTCTTCGATTTCTATAGACAAGACCGCTGGCCGCACATGTTCTGTCCTGGGTGTGGTGTCGGGACGGTGATGAACGTCTTTTTCCATGCCTTTGACGAATCAGGGATCGATCAGAACAAAACCGTATTTGTCGCGGGGATTGGATGCTCGGGTCGGATCCCGGGATATATCAGGGCAGATTCCTTGCATACAACCCATGGCCGCCCGCTTGCCTTTGCCGGTGGCATAAAAGTCGCCAATCCCGAGTTGAAGGTGGTAGTCTTCACTGGCGACGGCGATCTCGGTGCGATCGGAGGGAACCACTTCATAAACGCCTGCCGCAGGAATATCGAATTGACCGTGATATGCATTAATAACTACATCTATGGAATGACCGGCGGACAGGCATCAACAACGACACCGCGCGACTTTGTCACTTCGACGACACCCTACGGCAACCGGGAATACCCGTTCGATCTCTCTGAGGTCGCGGTGGCGGCAGGAGCCAATTATGTAGCAAGGTGGACCACATTCAATGTGAAACAAATGACGAAATCAATAAAGAAGGCTCTTCTGAAGGACGGTCTGTCATTTGTTGAGATTGCATCACAATGTCCCACCCAGTTCGGGCGTCGTAACGAACTCAATAGTGCGCGTAAAGTATTCGACTGGCTCAAGAGCAATTCCGTACAGAGAACTAAAGCCAGTGCCCTGAGTGAAGACCATCTTGATCTCAATCTCATGGGCAAGATCACGATCGGTGAGTTCGTCGAGCGTAATCGCGAATCGTATATGAAAGCATTAGGAGTGGTAAAATGATTGTCAGCATACGAGTTGCTGGCTCTGGCGGTCAGGGTGCAGTGCTTTCCGGCATTATCCTGGCTAATGCCGCGGTGCTATATGAGGACAGACACGCGACTCAGAAGGACAGAAAATTCGCAATTCAGACGCAGTCCTATGGCCCCGAGGTACGCGGCACTGTCTCGAAGTCCGACGTCAGGATATCTGACAAGCAGATCACCTATCCGTATGTGAAAATTCCCGACTATTTCATCGTGCTCTCGGAACAGGCATTCCAACAACAATTGAACGACACCGGGCCAAAAACCATAGTAATACTCGACCGCGATCTCGTAAAGAGCCGGCCCAAGAGTGAATATTATGAAATACCAGCGCATTCGATTGCCCGGGAACTGGGCAAGCCGGTAGTGGCAAACATCATTATGCTTGGTGCGTGGTGCGGTCTGACCAAGATCATTTCGTGGGAAGCGCTGGAAAAAGCAATAATTGAAGCAGTGCCAAAAGGCAGCGAAGCGCTCAATATGGATGCAATGCAGAGGGGTTATGCGCTGGGGATTGAAATGACCAGGAAGAAAGGGCAAGGATGAATCGCGGCGCATCACTGATTTTGCAGACCAGGTGTCAGTTGACAAACAGCCCATTTTGGATGATAATAGCAACGGCAGAAGGAGATAATAAAGGAGGTATTTGATGAGTGTATTTGAACCAAGTGAAGTATTTCAATTCGCAATAAGAATCGAAGAAGGCGGAGAGAAATTCTACCGCGAGATGGCAAGCAGAATAGAAAATACAGAGATAAGATCATTATTTTCCGCGCTCGCAGACGATGAAGTTAAACACAAGAAAACATATCAAGGTATGGTCTCAAAGATCGAAGAATACGAACCTTTTGAGAGTTACCCCGGCGAATATTTTTCATACCTGAGGGCCTACGCAGATAATATAATATTCACACCCCAACGCATGGAAGAAGAGATGAAAAAGATCAATGATGCTCCTTCAGCCCTGAAATTCGCTATCGACCGCGAGCTCGACTCAATACTCTACTATCAGGAAGTAAAGAACCTGGTGCCGAAGAACAGGCGAAGTGAAATCGACAAGATTATTGAAGAAGAGAGAAAACATTTCATGAAGCTGACTAAATGCAGCGACGATATCGCGGCTTCGTGCGTCAGCAAGGAGTGAGGGTGAAAGTAAATACCCTCAGGAGCACAAGGTTATCAAGCTATCAGTGTCAATATAAGCAAAATAACAATAATAGGAGGTAGACATGGCTTCGAAAGAAATGCTTGATATGTTGAACAAAGCAATTGCACGAGAACTTCAGGTCACGATACAATACATGTGGCAGCATGTCATGTGGAAGGGTCTAAAGGGCTTTGCCGTAAAGGATGAATTGAAAAGTATCGGTATCACCGAAATGAAACACGCCGAGGAAATAGCAGAACGTCTGACCTACCTCGGTGGTACCCCAACTACTCAACCCGAACCCATCTTTGTCGGAGGAAGTCTGAAAGAGATGATCGAGCACGACAAGAAAGACGAAGAAGGTGCAATAAAGATGTACAAGGACTTAATAAAGATGGCCAAGGACGAAGGTGATGATGTGACCAAGAGGATGTTCGAAAAGATACTTGCAGACGAGGAAGAGCATCACGATACATTCTCTGGTTTGCTCGAAGAAATATAGAAACTACCCACGATGTCGGTCAAGTGGATGCTGTCTGGAAGAACAAAATCAGTATTTCGCAGACACTACAGGAGGACCGGCATAGATCTTCAGGTGTAGTCACGAGGGGGAGGTTCGGCCTTCCCTCTCGTGTGCGGCTGATGGTATGCAATCATAGAAAGCTGAAAAGAGGTTTTAAATGACAGAAATAACCGGTGAAATAATTGAAGTAATAAAAGAGTCCATAAAATTGGAATTGAACGGCCAGAGTTTCTTTGAACAAGTAGCGGATAAGACACACAATGAACTCGGTAAGAAAATGTTCCTGAAACTCGCGAGTGATGAAGCTCAGCACCTCAAAGTGTTCAGTGATATATTCACAAAGATGGTCGGCGAAGACTGGAAGAAACATCTCGGTGATTTGAAATCCAAGAAGGATGCACCGATGATCGACGCACTGGCGAAGAAGGTTGAGAGCACAGGCAAAGAGAGTCGTGCAAGTGAACTCGAAGCGATCAGCATCGCCATGGACCTTGAAAGAAACGCCATCGATTTCTTCTGTCACGCCGCGCAGAAGACGACAGACGAAAAGGCCCGTGAAATATTCAATAAGATAGCTGACGAAGAGAGACTCCATTATGATCTGCTGCAAGCCCAGTATGATTACCTCTCGAATTCTGGTTACTGGTTCGACGTAGCGGAATTCCGAATGGACTCGAAATACTGATACTCCACACCACGCTCAAATGCAGGTGTTCCCCGTAGACATCAGGTGATTGGAAATGTTGAGCACAGCCCTCCGGACCATGGTCCCGATCCTGATGCTCATAGGAGTCGGTGCCGCCTCGCGCAAGATCGGGATCCTCAAGGCCGGTGACACCCGTGTACTGAGTGCGTACGTTTACTACTTCGCTCTTCCTGCACTACTACTCGTCAATATCGCCGAAACACAGTTCGATGCAAAGACTCTGAGATTCATGGCGGCCGGCGTCACTCCGGTGCTGATCGTATTCGTCTTCTACTTCATCATATCAAGGGTATTTTCGTTCTCAAGAAATACTACTTATGTGCTAACGCTAAGCACGATATTCGGAAGCTGGGGATTCTTCGGCATACCTTTCGTGATGTTTGCCTTTCCAACCCGGGAAGCCGAGAAACTGGCAACACTCTCTCTTGTGTCGATCGCGATAGTCAGCGTTACAATCTCGATCACTCTGCTGGAATACTACCGACTGGAGAGAACAACTATATGGCAAGGGTTTCTCACGGTGACGAAGAAACTATCGAAGAATCCGCTCATAATTGCGATCGTCCTCGGCCTCGCAATGGCTTTACTTCGTATCAAGATACCATCTCTTGTCCTTACTCCCCTGCACATGCTCGGCAGCACGACAGCAACTATTGCCATATTCCTGCTCGGAGCGTTTTTATATGGAAGAAAATACGCGAACCTGGCGCAAGCGCTCAAGCTCAGTTTACTTAAGGTTATTTTCCTGCCGGCCATAGCATTCCTCACCGTTGGCTTCTTCGATCTCTCAGAACCGCACCGATCAGTGATCGTGCTGATGCATGCGATGCCTCTTGCACTCTCAATGATAGTCTTAAGCGAGCGCTATGATTTCAATAAGGAAACATTCGCTTCCCTGATCCTCATTACATCGATAGCAGCAGGAATCTACCTGAATCTCTGGCTACTCGTTCTAGGCCATCCATGATGGCTGAGGCCAATACGTTTAATAAGATACGAAAATCGCCTCTGGTGGTGATGGTCACACGATATGCATCCACGAGACTGCTCGGGGGATGTTTCGCAAAGTAAATCTTCATTTATCTGGGTTGTCTAATATGTAGATGAAGAAGAAAGGAGTAGCATATGGAACAATCCAAAGCGATCCAAGGGCTGTTGACTGCCCTTCAAACAGAATTGAATGGCATTGAGTTCTATAAAATGGCCGCGGAGAAGACTGAGGACGAAAAAGGTAAGAAGGCATTTCAAATGCTTGCAGATGACGAACTGAAACACTTCAACGCGATCCAGCAGCAATATAAATCACTGGTCGATGAGAGTAAGTGGACGAGCGTAGATCTCGGCAATATCTCTATTTTTGAAGGAGAAAGTCCGATATTCACGGATGACCTGAAGGACAGGGTTCAGGGAAAGCATTTTGAAGTAACTGCATTGAGTATCGGTGCCCAGCTTGAAGCAAACTCCATTGATTTCTACCGGAAGATGAAAGAACAGAGTAATGACCCCACCGCAAAAGAAATGTACGACCAGCTCCAGAAATGGGAAGAGGTACACCTCAATGCAATAACCAGACAGCTTGACCTTATAAAGGAAGATTACTGGAGCGAGCAGCGCTTCTCGCCTCTGTATTGACGTAGGAACATATACCGGATGTGAAAAATGAACACCGAGATCGACACAGCAAAAACTCTTGATTGCATTGGATTGTATTGCCCGCAACCGTTGCTCC
The candidate division WOR-3 bacterium genome window above contains:
- a CDS encoding ferrous iron transport protein A, translating into MPPIPLTSMESGTKGKVIEIQGGRGLCARFNAMGIRPGVKITKISGQIMRGPVIITVGATQVAIGFGMASRIFVEV
- a CDS encoding rubredoxin, whose product is MDKYKCTVCGYIYDPEKGDPDSGIKPGTRFEEIPEDWVCPVCGVGKDQFERMN
- a CDS encoding NifU family protein, which gives rise to MKEKVEKVLGEIRPSLEADGGNVELVDVTEQGVVKVRLTGACGTCPMSTLTLKMAIEKTLKDRIPEVKSVEQVF
- a CDS encoding AEC family transporter; its protein translation is MLSTALRTMVPILMLIGVGAASRKIGILKAGDTRVLSAYVYYFALPALLLVNIAETQFDAKTLRFMAAGVTPVLIVFVFYFIISRVFSFSRNTTYVLTLSTIFGSWGFFGIPFVMFAFPTREAEKLATLSLVSIAIVSVTISITLLEYYRLERTTIWQGFLTVTKKLSKNPLIIAIVLGLAMALLRIKIPSLVLTPLHMLGSTTATIAIFLLGAFLYGRKYANLAQALKLSLLKVIFLPAIAFLTVGFFDLSEPHRSVIVLMHAMPLALSMIVLSERYDFNKETFASLILITSIAAGIYLNLWLLVLGHP
- a CDS encoding transcriptional repressor, producing the protein MIGIIPNSKEMRKLLTDRGLKPTYQRLMIIDHLNKSKKSHLTAEKIYTALTDKMPMLSMTTVYNTLNSFLKAGIVSAITITGTEIRYGFITTPHHHFLCRNCGSITDIDIACPIAERKVVDGHKIEEIHGYFKGLCKKCLRKGRKQKI
- a CDS encoding ferredoxin family protein: MPVQPKIDEKYCKGCNICIAICPVRVYSEGETASSRGYIVPRLEDPEKCVDSDRGPAEKKKCELCIYVCPDQAITWGYD
- a CDS encoding ferritin family protein; amino-acid sequence: MEQSKAIQGLLTALQTELNGIEFYKMAAEKTEDEKGKKAFQMLADDELKHFNAIQQQYKSLVDESKWTSVDLGNISIFEGESPIFTDDLKDRVQGKHFEVTALSIGAQLEANSIDFYRKMKEQSNDPTAKEMYDQLQKWEEVHLNAITRQLDLIKEDYWSEQRFSPLY
- a CDS encoding ferrous iron transporter B, which produces MIKRVLLMGNPNVGKSVIFSRLTGVRVIASNYPGTTVEFCQGCIGSGVNKIEVVDAPGTYSLEPNSPAEKVAVAILDRAIAAKDSIVINVVDATNLERNLNLTLQLMKKEIPVLIALNLWDEAKHIGISIDAENLEKVLGIPVIPTVAVTGEGIKELVSRLGQAKRGEYNYVDDERWHEVGRIVDKVQTIKHKHHTIGERLGDLTIHPWTGIPIAILVIAALFFIIRLIGEGLISLLTDPIFNNIWRPLMMRLSDMLVSGSLIHKIIIGQLIDGSIDFGQSFGILTTGLYVPFGAVLPYIFAFYLVLSVLEDSGYLPRLAVLLDNVLHVIGLHGMAIVPMLLACGCNVPGVMATRILETKRERFIAATLMSISIPCMAQTAMVFGLLGKHGLRGLLPVLVTLFAVWLITGNLFKLLVKGESPEIFTEIPAYRLPHLPTLMKKVWMRIYWFLHEAVPFVLVGVFFVNLLYAFGIISFLGNIIGPFTARAFGLPFEAVGALLIGFFRKDLAVGMLAPLGLNVKQLIVACVVLTMSFPCIATFAVFVRELGVIDMIKAASIMITSAFLVGSLLNLIL
- a CDS encoding ferritin family protein → MSVFEPSEVFQFAIRIEEGGEKFYREMASRIENTEIRSLFSALADDEVKHKKTYQGMVSKIEEYEPFESYPGEYFSYLRAYADNIIFTPQRMEEEMKKINDAPSALKFAIDRELDSILYYQEVKNLVPKNRRSEIDKIIEEERKHFMKLTKCSDDIAASCVSKE
- a CDS encoding 2-oxoacid:acceptor oxidoreductase family protein; translated protein: MIVSIRVAGSGGQGAVLSGIILANAAVLYEDRHATQKDRKFAIQTQSYGPEVRGTVSKSDVRISDKQITYPYVKIPDYFIVLSEQAFQQQLNDTGPKTIVILDRDLVKSRPKSEYYEIPAHSIARELGKPVVANIIMLGAWCGLTKIISWEALEKAIIEAVPKGSEALNMDAMQRGYALGIEMTRKKGQG
- a CDS encoding ferritin family protein — protein: MTEITGEIIEVIKESIKLELNGQSFFEQVADKTHNELGKKMFLKLASDEAQHLKVFSDIFTKMVGEDWKKHLGDLKSKKDAPMIDALAKKVESTGKESRASELEAISIAMDLERNAIDFFCHAAQKTTDEKAREIFNKIADEERLHYDLLQAQYDYLSNSGYWFDVAEFRMDSKY
- a CDS encoding thiamine pyrophosphate-dependent enzyme; this encodes MNFFDFYRQDRWPHMFCPGCGVGTVMNVFFHAFDESGIDQNKTVFVAGIGCSGRIPGYIRADSLHTTHGRPLAFAGGIKVANPELKVVVFTGDGDLGAIGGNHFINACRRNIELTVICINNYIYGMTGGQASTTTPRDFVTSTTPYGNREYPFDLSEVAVAAGANYVARWTTFNVKQMTKSIKKALLKDGLSFVEIASQCPTQFGRRNELNSARKVFDWLKSNSVQRTKASALSEDHLDLNLMGKITIGEFVERNRESYMKALGVVK
- a CDS encoding 2-oxoacid:acceptor oxidoreductase subunit alpha, with product MIKLEPGTHFMQGDEASVEGAIHAGCKFFAGYPITPATEIAERMSKRLREAGGVFLQLEDEIAAIAAIIGASWTGTKVMTATSGPGFSLMQENLGYACMTETPIVIIDVQRGGPSTGQPTRAAQGDIMQARWGSHGDYEIIALAPNSVQEMFDLTIEAFNLSEKYRVPAIVLSDADIGHMRGTFVVPKSVKIIERKYHTKPVSYNAFAYDESLVPNFPKFGQGHRVHITGLTHDISGYPKTTDPRVHEALVKRLVNKIRLHRADICRAEIINPRAEKLVVAYGSPSNSVYEVIGERPDVGLFRPITIWPFPEEKLKESARYAKQILVLEMNMGQLYWEVDRIARQSACERVDLSTKLGGDVHTPEEILEQLA
- a CDS encoding ferritin-like domain-containing protein, which codes for MASKEMLDMLNKAIARELQVTIQYMWQHVMWKGLKGFAVKDELKSIGITEMKHAEEIAERLTYLGGTPTTQPEPIFVGGSLKEMIEHDKKDEEGAIKMYKDLIKMAKDEGDDVTKRMFEKILADEEEHHDTFSGLLEEI
- a CDS encoding FprA family A-type flavoprotein, translated to MAAREIKSGIFYVGSNHWDRRLFDELIPLPDGTTYNSYVIKGSEKNALIDSVDPEKQNELIANLKDLGVGKLHYIIANHAEQDHSGGIPEVMETFPEAKVITNQKCKTMLMELLLLPEEKFITVNDKDKISLGDRTLEFIIAPWVHWPETMLTYLQEEKILFPCDLFGAHLASSELYPTDLPRVYESAKRYYAEIMMPFRNVIQKHLKKLEEYSIEIIAPSHGPVHKDTDLIIDAYRDWTSDKVKNEVILPYVSMHGSTKKMVEHLIDALIKKRITVKPFNLTKTDIGELAVALVDAATIVIATPTVLAGPHPAAAYAAYLTNALRPKARYASVIGSFGWGGKMLEQITGMLGNLKVELLEPVIVKGYPTTSDFGSLDKLASAIFERHKSIGIT